The following are from one region of the Siniperca chuatsi isolate FFG_IHB_CAS linkage group LG13, ASM2008510v1, whole genome shotgun sequence genome:
- the elovl1a gene encoding elongation of very long chain fatty acids protein 1a: protein MLQEAVSNILKLHNYLQYERTDARIRDYPLMQGPTQMTAILLAYVFFSLYVGPRLMANRKPFRLNTAMVVYNLSMVLLNAYIVYEFLMSGWATTYTWRCDLIDTSDSPQAFRMIRVAWLFYFSKFIELIDTVFFVLRKKQSQITFLHIFHHSFMPWTWWWGVTLTPAGGMGSFHALVNSTVHVIMYFYYGLSAAGPRFQKYLWWKKYMTAIQLTQFVLVSIHISQYYFMEKCDYQVPLWIHLIWMYGVFFFLLFSNFWMQAYIKGKRLPTTEDKPKQNGSTSEPITVVSNGKHLENGNVHHHTNGKILLGKVKEI, encoded by the exons ATGCTGCAAGAAGCTgtatcaaacattttaaaactccACAATTATCTACAGTATGAAAGAACTG ATGCCCGAATCAGAGACTACCCACTGATGCAGGGCCCCACACAGATGACCGCCATCCTGTTAGCCTATGTCTTCTTCTCACTTTATGTTGGACCTCGCCTGATGGCAAACCGCAAGCCCTTCCGTCTCAACACAGCCATGGTTGTCTACAACCTCAGCATGGTTTTACTGAACGCCTACATAGTATATGAG TTCTTGATGTCTGGATGGGCCACCACCTATACGTGGAGATGTGACCTTATTGACACCTCAGATAGCCCGCAGGCCTTTCGG ATGATTCGCGTGGcttggttgttttatttttcaaaattcaTCGAACTCATTGACACA gTATTCTTTGTGCTGAGGAAGAAACAAAGCCAGATCACATTTCTCCACATATTCCATCACTCCTTCATGCCCTGGACGTGGTGGTGGGGCGTCACCTTGACTCCTG CTGGAGGAATGGGCTCCTTCCATGCATTGGTAAATTCAACCGTCCACGTTATCATGTACTTCTACTACGGACTTTCTGCTGCAGGACCTCGCTTCCAGAAATacctgtggtggaagaagtacatGACCGCCATCCAGCTT ACACAGTTTGTTCTGGTCTCCATTCACATCAGCCAGTACTACTTCATGGAAAAGTGTGACTACCAGGTTCCTCTTTGGATCCACCTCATTTGGATGTATGgcgtcttcttcttcctcctcttctccaacTTTTGGATGCAGGCCTACATCAAGGGCAAGCGGCTCCCTACCACAGAAGACAAGCCAAAACAGAACGGCTCAACCAGTGAACCCATCACTGTGGTTTCCAATGGGAAACACTTGGAGAATGGGAATGTACACCACCACACCAACGGAAAAATCCTCCTTGGCAAAGTAAAGGAAATCTAA